The genomic interval ACAAAAACAGCGGCAATAATCCCTGAAACTAAAACTGTCAAAATTCTAAATCCTATAAGTGACGACCTCTCAGTTATGAGGCCATCTTTGTTACCCGGAATTCTGTCAACAATATCACATAATTTTAACAGGCAGAATCCCGATTTAAAAATATTTGAAATTGGTCGTATTTTTTCTGATAATGGCAAAGATAAACTGCCCCTACAACCAATAAATTTTGCATTTGCGATTTCGGGAAAAAGGAATCCTGACTTCTGGGGAAATGAGGGAGAAAACTTTGACTTTTACGATTTAAAAGGCATAATTGAATCTTTATTCGAAATGTTAAATATTTCTATTCCTAATTTTGATTCTGTGAAAGAATTTCCTTTTTTAGATAAAGATTTCTCTGTACAGCTTTCGCAAAATGGCCAAAATATTGGATATTGTGGTAGAATTTCTAATGATCTCATTAATGAATTTGACCTTAGTAATGAAGTATATTTTGCTGAGTTAAACTTTGATTTGATAATTAAATTCATTTCAGATAATAAAAAGTATAAAACTATAGGAAAATATCCGTATATTGAAAAGGACTTAGCACTTGTATTGGAAAATAACATTCTAGCAAACGATGTAATTTCCTTCATTTATCAGCATGGTGGGAAGTTCCTGAGGAATGTGAATATTTTTGATGTCTATTCGGGCGATAAAATAAGTAGTGGCCACAAAAGTCTTGCTATAAGATTGAGATTCCAATCGGATGAAAGAACTTTAAAAGACAAAGAAATTGACAAAGTTTTTAAAAATTTAATCAACAAATCAAAACAACAATTTAACGCTTCTTTAAGAGATAAATAATGAAACTTGATCAGTTTGATAAACTTCATGATTTACTAAAGGAACTAGAAGAAAAGACAAGGTTGTTTAAACAAGAAAATTATAAATTAAAAATTGAAAATAAAAAGCTTCAAGATAAAATTTCGTTATTAGAATTAAATTCCAATAGCCAGGGTTTAAGTAAAGTAACTGAAATAAAAAAAGAGAACGAATCATTAAAAATTAAAAACAATGAAGCAAAGGCACGCCTTGCACATCTTATTAGCCAGGTGGAAGGAAATATAGCCTTTGAAAAAGGTGTTGGATAAAACAATTGGATCCATTGATGGCCTCCAAACAAATTAATGTAAATATTTTTGGTTCTGAGTATACACTTGTTTCTGATGATGATAATAATCTTATTAAAAACGTTGCTCACTATTTAGATAATAAAATGCGTGAGATTGATCGATCGCAAAATTTGAAATCAACAGCAAGATTA from Calditrichota bacterium carries:
- a CDS encoding cell division protein ZapA — encoded protein: MASKQINVNIFGSEYTLVSDDDNNLIKNVAHYLDNKMREIDRSQNLKSTARLAILAALNITEELFQEREYRDKLLHQINEEARKMNHSIVDILED